The Amycolatopsis sp. 195334CR genome window below encodes:
- a CDS encoding aldehyde dehydrogenase family protein, which produces MNEEAFTPEPRPAWIAGLPEQGASTMEVTHPFDGLEVATVAVPGPEQVERAVAKAASVAAEFRRRPAHQHAAVLDHVSRALAERAEEIAEVITAENGKPLKWSEVEVRRAISVFRIAAEEARRFDGQLQRLDTDEGGEGRLALVRRVPRGPVLGIAPFNFPLNLVAHKVAPALAVGAPIIVKPAPRTPLSALILGEILAETDLPDGAFSVLPLGNAETSALVADARLPVVSFTGSGPVGWSIADAAARKHVVLELGGNAAAVVLADWPDLAGAARRIATFGNYQAGQSCIAVQRVIVERAVADEFVPALTEAVRALRTGDPYDTEVEVGPVVDEAAAERIVTWIGEAVDGGARVLAGGGRDGATVEPTLLIDVPRDAKVWAEEVFGPVLAISVVDSADAAFEAVNDSRYGLQAGVFTRDVGLAFRASAELETGGVIIGDVPSYRADQMPYGGVKGSGRGREGVPAAMADLTEEKVTVLTGITL; this is translated from the coding sequence GTGAACGAGGAAGCATTCACCCCCGAACCCCGTCCCGCCTGGATCGCCGGGCTGCCCGAACAGGGCGCGAGCACGATGGAGGTCACGCACCCCTTCGACGGCCTCGAAGTCGCCACGGTCGCGGTGCCCGGCCCGGAGCAGGTCGAGCGCGCGGTGGCGAAGGCGGCCTCGGTGGCCGCCGAGTTCCGCCGCCGCCCGGCGCACCAGCACGCCGCGGTGCTCGACCACGTCTCACGCGCGCTCGCCGAACGCGCCGAGGAGATCGCCGAGGTGATCACCGCGGAGAACGGCAAACCGCTGAAGTGGTCGGAAGTCGAGGTGCGGCGGGCGATCTCGGTGTTCCGGATCGCCGCGGAGGAGGCACGCCGGTTCGACGGGCAGTTGCAGCGGCTGGACACCGACGAGGGCGGCGAGGGCAGGCTGGCGCTCGTCCGGCGCGTGCCGCGTGGGCCGGTGCTGGGCATCGCGCCGTTCAACTTCCCGCTGAACCTGGTGGCGCACAAGGTCGCCCCGGCGCTCGCGGTCGGTGCGCCGATCATCGTGAAACCGGCACCGCGCACCCCGTTGTCCGCCTTGATCCTGGGCGAGATCCTGGCCGAGACGGATCTGCCGGACGGCGCGTTTTCCGTGCTGCCGCTGGGAAATGCCGAAACCTCGGCGCTGGTGGCCGATGCGCGGCTGCCGGTGGTGTCGTTCACCGGCTCCGGTCCGGTCGGCTGGTCGATCGCCGACGCGGCCGCGCGCAAGCACGTGGTGCTCGAACTCGGCGGCAACGCGGCGGCGGTGGTGCTGGCCGACTGGCCGGACCTCGCCGGGGCCGCGCGGCGGATCGCCACCTTCGGCAACTACCAGGCCGGCCAGTCGTGCATCGCGGTGCAGCGGGTGATCGTCGAACGCGCGGTCGCCGACGAGTTCGTGCCCGCGCTGACCGAGGCGGTGCGCGCGCTGCGGACCGGCGACCCGTACGACACCGAGGTCGAGGTCGGGCCAGTGGTCGACGAAGCGGCGGCGGAGCGAATCGTTACCTGGATCGGCGAGGCGGTCGACGGCGGCGCGCGGGTGCTCGCCGGTGGCGGCCGGGACGGCGCGACCGTCGAACCGACGCTGCTGATCGACGTTCCGCGGGACGCGAAGGTCTGGGCGGAAGAAGTGTTCGGCCCGGTGCTCGCGATTTCCGTGGTGGATTCCGCCGACGCCGCGTTCGAGGCGGTGAACGATTCTCGATACGGGCTCCAGGCAGGGGTTTTCACCCGCGATGTCGGGCTCGCTTTTCGCGCTTCCGCTGAGCTGGAGACCGGCGGCGTGATCATCGGTGACGTGCCGTCCTACCGCGCGGACCAGATGCCGTACGGCGGGGTCAAGGGCTCGGGACGCGGTCGTGAGGGCGTTCCGGCGGCGATGGCGGACCTGACCGAGGAGAAGGTGACGGTACTGACCGGGATCACTCTTTAG
- a CDS encoding PspC domain-containing protein has protein sequence MSGTSTQPPETSKPGLNGFEETVKDFWASRPRRPKQGRKVAGVAAAIGNRYGIDPVVVRVALVAATVFGGIGIGLYVIGWLLFADEHDEVAPIEGLIGRGRTSMNPAFTVVLACSLFFVIPWSFAGNWFDGGGFFGLGLILLALYLLHRSRGQFNRPAVPPAPGHDAGFTMTDGGTTVSSSTDAPPQWDPLGAAPFAWDLPDPHPAPVLADEPPPPPVPRRRSSPVGKITFAVALVTAGVLTTLGLTGVAWFSPAHIIGVTLGVLGVGMVAGALTGGGRGLIGLAVPLSIAGVALTAVPFHAVGGGVGNIDATPRSAGEVLPVYQQTAGNIDLDLTQLPEGTPVTTTVRSTLGSSTVIVPEDADVQVTCESSVGDIECLGREHSGLGNAPITVTDHGNDGVGGPQYNLTVTTSTGSVEVRRG, from the coding sequence ATGAGTGGGACATCGACGCAGCCGCCGGAAACTTCGAAGCCGGGGCTCAACGGTTTCGAAGAGACCGTCAAGGACTTCTGGGCGAGCCGCCCGCGCCGCCCCAAGCAGGGGCGCAAGGTCGCGGGTGTGGCGGCGGCGATCGGCAACCGCTACGGCATCGACCCGGTGGTGGTGCGCGTGGCGCTGGTCGCCGCGACCGTGTTCGGCGGCATCGGCATCGGCCTGTACGTGATCGGCTGGCTGCTCTTCGCCGACGAGCACGACGAGGTCGCGCCGATCGAGGGCCTGATCGGCCGCGGCCGGACGTCGATGAACCCGGCCTTCACCGTGGTGCTGGCCTGCTCGCTGTTCTTCGTCATCCCCTGGTCGTTCGCCGGCAACTGGTTCGACGGCGGCGGGTTCTTCGGCCTCGGCCTGATCCTGCTCGCGCTGTACCTGCTGCACCGCAGTCGCGGCCAGTTCAACCGTCCCGCCGTGCCGCCCGCTCCCGGCCACGACGCGGGCTTCACCATGACCGACGGAGGTACCACCGTGTCCAGCAGCACCGACGCGCCCCCGCAGTGGGATCCGCTCGGGGCGGCGCCGTTCGCCTGGGATCTGCCCGATCCCCACCCGGCTCCGGTGCTCGCCGACGAACCACCGCCGCCGCCGGTGCCGCGGCGCCGCTCGTCCCCGGTCGGCAAGATCACCTTCGCGGTGGCGCTGGTCACCGCGGGTGTGCTGACCACGCTCGGCCTCACCGGGGTGGCGTGGTTCAGCCCGGCCCACATCATCGGCGTGACGCTCGGGGTGCTCGGGGTCGGCATGGTGGCCGGTGCGCTCACCGGTGGCGGCCGCGGGCTGATCGGCCTGGCCGTGCCGCTGTCCATCGCCGGGGTGGCGCTGACCGCGGTGCCGTTCCACGCGGTCGGCGGCGGGGTCGGCAACATCGACGCGACGCCGCGCTCGGCGGGCGAGGTGCTGCCGGTCTACCAGCAGACCGCGGGCAACATCGACCTCGACCTGACCCAGCTGCCCGAGGGCACCCCGGTGACCACCACCGTGCGCTCGACGCTCGGCAGTTCGACGGTGATCGTGCCGGAGGACGCCGACGTCCAGGTCACCTGCGAGAGCTCGGTCGGCGACATCGAGTGCCTCGGTCGCGAGCACAGCGGCCTCGGCAACGCGCCGATCACCGTGACCGACCACGGCAACGACGGCGTCGGTGGCCCCCAGTACAACCTGACCGTGACCACGTCGACCGGCAGCGTGGAGGTGCGCCGTGGCTGA
- the guaA gene encoding glutamine-hydrolyzing GMP synthase, giving the protein MNSSTGPVLVVDFGAQYAQLIARRVREAQVYSEVVPHTAAVDELLAKNPSAIILSGGPSSVYEEGAPAMDPALVEAGVPVFGICYGFQLLARALGGTVEATGAREYGRTEVKVSGDGGGVLHAELPARHPAWMSHGDSVTKAPDGAVVTATSEGAPVAGFEDTERRIAGVQYHPEVGHSPHGQEVLRRFLHEIAGIRPQWTTASIVEEQVAAIAAQVGDGRAICGLSGGVDSAVAAALVQRAIGDRLTCVFVDHGLLRSGERTQVERDFVAATGVNLVTVDARERFMDALAGVTDPEQKRKIIGREFIRVFEQAERDLKAEGDYRFLVQGTLYPDVVESGGGAGTSNIKSHHNVGGLPDDLAFELVEPLRSLFKDEVRRVGLELGLPETIVHRQPFPGPGLGIRIIGEVTPDRLATLRAADAIAREELTAAGMDRDIWQCPVVLLADVRSVGVQGDGRTYGHPVVLRPVSSEDAMTADWTRLPYEVLERISTRITNEVAEVNRVVLDVTSKPPGTIEWE; this is encoded by the coding sequence GTGAACAGCAGCACCGGGCCGGTGCTCGTGGTGGACTTCGGGGCGCAGTACGCGCAGCTGATCGCGCGGCGCGTCCGCGAGGCCCAGGTCTACTCCGAGGTGGTACCGCACACCGCCGCAGTCGACGAGCTGCTGGCGAAGAACCCGTCCGCGATCATCCTTTCGGGTGGACCGTCCAGTGTGTACGAAGAGGGCGCGCCCGCGATGGACCCGGCGCTGGTCGAGGCGGGCGTGCCGGTGTTCGGCATCTGCTACGGCTTCCAGCTGCTGGCCAGGGCGCTCGGCGGCACGGTGGAGGCGACCGGCGCCCGCGAGTACGGCCGCACCGAGGTCAAGGTCAGCGGCGACGGCGGCGGCGTCCTGCACGCCGAACTGCCCGCGCGGCACCCCGCGTGGATGAGCCACGGCGACAGCGTGACCAAGGCACCGGACGGCGCGGTGGTCACCGCGACCTCCGAGGGCGCGCCGGTGGCCGGGTTCGAGGACACCGAACGCCGCATCGCCGGGGTGCAGTACCACCCCGAGGTCGGGCACTCCCCGCACGGGCAGGAGGTGCTGCGCCGGTTCCTGCACGAGATCGCCGGTATCCGTCCACAGTGGACCACGGCGTCCATTGTGGAGGAGCAGGTGGCGGCGATCGCCGCGCAGGTCGGCGACGGCCGGGCGATCTGCGGGCTGTCCGGCGGGGTGGACTCGGCGGTGGCCGCGGCACTGGTGCAGCGCGCCATCGGCGACCGGCTCACCTGCGTGTTCGTCGACCACGGCCTGCTGCGCTCGGGCGAGCGCACCCAGGTGGAACGGGACTTCGTCGCGGCCACCGGGGTCAACCTGGTCACCGTGGACGCGCGCGAGCGGTTCATGGACGCGCTCGCCGGGGTCACCGATCCCGAGCAGAAGCGCAAGATCATCGGCCGCGAGTTCATCCGCGTGTTCGAGCAGGCCGAGCGCGACCTCAAGGCGGAGGGCGACTACCGGTTCCTGGTGCAGGGCACGCTCTACCCGGACGTGGTCGAGTCCGGCGGCGGCGCGGGCACCTCGAACATCAAGAGCCACCACAACGTCGGTGGCCTGCCCGACGACCTGGCCTTCGAACTGGTCGAGCCGCTGCGGTCGCTGTTCAAGGACGAGGTGCGCCGGGTCGGGCTGGAGCTGGGCCTGCCGGAGACGATCGTGCACCGGCAGCCGTTCCCCGGGCCGGGACTGGGCATCCGGATCATCGGCGAGGTCACCCCGGACCGGCTGGCCACCCTCCGCGCGGCCGACGCGATCGCGCGCGAGGAGCTGACCGCGGCCGGGATGGACCGCGACATCTGGCAGTGCCCGGTGGTGCTGCTGGCCGACGTGCGCAGCGTCGGCGTGCAGGGCGACGGCCGGACCTACGGGCACCCGGTGGTGCTGCGGCCGGTGTCCAGCGAGGACGCGATGACCGCGGACTGGACCCGACTGCCCTACGAGGTGCTGGAGCGCATCTCCACCCGGATCACCAACGAGGTGGCCGAGGTGAACCGCGTGGTGCTGGACGTGACCAGCAAGCCGCCGGGCACGATCGAGTGGGAATAG
- a CDS encoding LysR family transcriptional regulator, giving the protein MLDFRRMQVLSAVITSGSISAAARTLGYTPSALSQQLSTLEREAGTPLLERAGRGVRPTPAGRLLAEHAEVLGHQLLRAEAALAELKDGRTGSLSIRYFATAGAALVPPAVAAVRRDFPGVRLSLKLTEPEDPLPSVESGETDFAIVVVPRQGRPAKNVDLFPLLDDPYRAVLPRSHPLASKEVIELADLGGEPWVGIEPLGPCLDILLGACAEAGFTPEFAVESEDYATAQGFVAAGLGVMLIPELGLGSPHPGVVVRPVVRPEVVRCIHAAVASHARELPVVRHLVDGLRAASVRAGTAR; this is encoded by the coding sequence ATGCTCGACTTCCGGCGCATGCAGGTGCTGAGCGCGGTGATCACCAGCGGTTCGATCTCCGCGGCCGCTCGCACGCTCGGTTACACGCCGTCGGCGCTGAGCCAGCAGCTGTCCACCCTGGAACGCGAGGCGGGCACGCCCCTGCTCGAACGCGCTGGTCGCGGCGTGCGCCCGACCCCGGCCGGACGCCTGCTCGCCGAACACGCCGAAGTGCTCGGCCACCAGCTTCTGCGGGCAGAAGCAGCTTTGGCCGAGCTGAAGGACGGGCGGACCGGGAGCCTGTCCATCCGGTACTTCGCCACCGCGGGCGCCGCGCTGGTGCCGCCCGCGGTGGCCGCCGTGCGCCGCGACTTCCCCGGGGTCCGCCTCAGCCTGAAGCTGACCGAGCCGGAGGACCCGCTGCCCTCGGTCGAGTCCGGCGAGACCGACTTCGCCATCGTCGTGGTGCCGAGGCAGGGGCGACCGGCGAAGAACGTCGACCTGTTCCCGCTGCTCGACGACCCCTACCGGGCGGTGCTGCCCCGGTCGCACCCGCTCGCGTCGAAGGAGGTGATCGAGCTGGCCGACCTCGGCGGCGAGCCGTGGGTCGGCATCGAACCGCTCGGCCCCTGCCTCGACATCCTGCTCGGCGCCTGCGCCGAAGCCGGGTTCACGCCGGAGTTCGCGGTCGAATCCGAGGACTACGCCACCGCGCAGGGCTTCGTCGCGGCCGGGCTCGGCGTGATGCTGATCCCCGAGCTGGGCCTCGGCTCCCCGCATCCCGGCGTGGTGGTGCGCCCGGTCGTCCGGCCGGAGGTCGTGCGCTGCATCCACGCCGCGGTCGCTTCGCACGCGCGTGAGCTGCCGGTGGTCCGCCACCTGGTCGACGGCCTGCGGGCGGCCTCGGTCAGAGCAGGAACAGCTCGGTGA
- a CDS encoding DMT family transporter: MTETKTLLRMGALALMWGSSFFWIKLGLHAFSPVQLVLARLVLGAGVLLLLCLLNRHRLPSDRRLWFHLAVAGLFHCALPFLLFAIGEQTVDSGITGVINATTPLWALLVAVLWGMERKLGLAKGAGLVLGLAGTAVIFAPWQASGLLSWGALACLAASASYGFVFVYEERYLSRSGSSPIVLAGTQMLLASGFILLAMPVGGTTPVHFDLGAFVAVAVLGVFSTGIAFAMNYRLLETEGAVAASTVGYLLPVVSVLLGSLFLSEQLDLRVLTGMLIVLGGVALTRVKRRATHLELEPIPVEPAPAK, encoded by the coding sequence GTGACCGAAACGAAGACCCTGTTGCGGATGGGCGCGCTCGCACTCATGTGGGGGTCGAGCTTCTTCTGGATCAAACTCGGGCTGCACGCGTTCTCGCCGGTGCAGCTCGTGCTCGCCAGGCTGGTGCTCGGCGCCGGTGTGCTGTTGCTGCTCTGCCTGCTCAACCGCCACCGGCTGCCGTCGGACCGGCGGCTGTGGTTCCACCTGGCGGTGGCCGGGCTGTTCCACTGCGCGCTGCCGTTCCTGCTCTTCGCGATCGGCGAGCAGACGGTGGACTCCGGCATCACCGGGGTGATCAACGCGACCACCCCGCTGTGGGCGCTGCTGGTCGCGGTGCTCTGGGGGATGGAGCGGAAGCTGGGCCTGGCCAAGGGGGCCGGGCTGGTGCTCGGCCTGGCCGGTACCGCGGTGATCTTCGCGCCGTGGCAGGCGTCCGGCCTGCTCAGCTGGGGCGCGCTGGCCTGCCTCGCGGCGTCGGCCAGCTACGGGTTCGTGTTCGTCTACGAGGAGCGGTACCTCTCGCGCAGCGGGTCGTCGCCGATCGTGCTCGCGGGCACGCAGATGCTGCTGGCCAGCGGGTTCATCCTGCTGGCGATGCCGGTCGGCGGCACCACGCCGGTGCACTTCGACCTGGGTGCCTTCGTCGCGGTGGCGGTGCTCGGCGTGTTCTCCACCGGGATCGCGTTCGCGATGAACTACCGGCTGCTGGAGACCGAGGGCGCGGTGGCCGCGTCGACGGTGGGGTACCTGCTGCCGGTGGTGTCGGTGCTGCTGGGCAGCCTGTTCCTCAGCGAGCAGCTGGACCTGCGGGTGCTGACGGGCATGCTGATCGTGCTCGGCGGCGTCGCGCTGACCAGGGTCAAAAGGCGCGCGACGCACCTCGAACTGGAGCCGATCCCGGTGGAACCGGCTCCAGCGAAGTAG
- a CDS encoding zinc-dependent alcohol dehydrogenase family protein: MRATLIYGAGDVRVEDVPDPVLRAPSDAVVRVLRSCVCGSDLWPYASREATEQGQRIGHEFLGVVEDTGAEVTTVKTGDLVVAPFVYSDGTCEFCREGLHTSCRNGGNWGVHGVDGGQGEAVRVPQADGTLVKLPVGEDTALLPSLLTLSDVFSTGHHAAVTAGVSERTTVTVIGDGAVGLCAVLAARRLGAERIVLMGRHRDRTDLGREFGATDVVAERGEEGIAKVRELTGGTHTVLECVGTRPAFEMGIGVARPGGRVSRVGVPQYTEGPIGRYVFGNNITVTGGVAPARNYIEQLLPDVLDGRVEPGRVFDVTVPLDEVPAAYQAMADCKALKVLVA; the protein is encoded by the coding sequence ATGCGAGCCACGCTGATCTACGGAGCGGGGGACGTGCGCGTGGAGGACGTGCCGGACCCGGTGCTCCGCGCGCCGTCGGACGCGGTGGTGCGGGTGCTCCGGTCGTGCGTCTGCGGCAGCGACCTGTGGCCCTACGCCAGTCGTGAGGCCACCGAGCAGGGGCAGCGGATCGGGCACGAGTTCCTCGGCGTCGTCGAAGACACCGGCGCCGAGGTCACCACGGTCAAGACCGGTGACCTGGTGGTGGCGCCGTTCGTCTACTCCGACGGCACCTGCGAGTTCTGCCGCGAGGGCCTGCACACCTCGTGCCGCAACGGCGGCAACTGGGGCGTGCACGGGGTCGACGGCGGCCAGGGCGAAGCGGTCCGCGTGCCGCAGGCGGACGGCACGCTGGTGAAGCTTCCCGTCGGTGAGGACACCGCGTTGCTGCCCTCGCTGCTGACCCTGTCCGACGTGTTCTCCACCGGGCACCACGCCGCGGTCACCGCGGGCGTGAGCGAACGCACAACGGTGACTGTGATCGGCGACGGCGCGGTCGGCCTGTGCGCGGTGCTGGCCGCGCGGCGCCTGGGTGCCGAGCGCATCGTGCTGATGGGCCGCCACCGCGACCGCACCGATCTCGGTCGCGAGTTCGGCGCGACCGACGTGGTCGCCGAACGCGGCGAGGAGGGCATCGCGAAGGTGCGCGAACTGACCGGGGGCACGCACACCGTGCTCGAATGCGTCGGCACCAGGCCCGCGTTCGAGATGGGCATCGGCGTGGCGCGCCCCGGCGGGCGGGTCAGCCGGGTCGGCGTGCCGCAGTACACCGAGGGCCCGATCGGGCGGTACGTGTTCGGCAACAACATCACCGTCACCGGCGGGGTCGCGCCCGCGCGGAACTACATCGAGCAGCTGCTGCCCGATGTGCTCGACGGCCGCGTCGAACCCGGCCGGGTGTTCGACGTGACCGTGCCACTGGACGAGGTCCCCGCCGCCTACCAGGCGATGGCCGACTGCAAGGCGCTGAAGGTGCTGGTCGCGTGA
- a CDS encoding response regulator transcription factor, producing MTDEAKKPVSVFLVDDHALFRAGVRAELESITEEVRVVGEAGSVAEAATGIARTRPQVVLLDVHMPDGGGAEVLRRIRPELPDVVFLALSVSDAAEDVIAVIRAGARGYVTKTISSKELVRAVVRVSDGDAVFSPRLAGFVLDAFADRPGSAPISDPELDLLTPRERDVLRLLARGYAYKEIASELFISVKTVETHVSSVLRKTQLSNRYELSRWASDRRLV from the coding sequence GTGACGGACGAAGCGAAGAAGCCGGTGTCGGTGTTCCTGGTGGACGACCACGCTTTGTTTCGCGCGGGGGTGCGGGCCGAGCTGGAGTCGATCACCGAGGAGGTGCGGGTGGTCGGCGAGGCGGGGTCCGTCGCCGAGGCCGCGACGGGGATCGCGCGCACCCGCCCGCAGGTGGTGCTGCTCGACGTGCACATGCCGGACGGTGGCGGCGCCGAGGTGCTGCGGCGGATCCGGCCGGAGCTGCCGGACGTGGTGTTCCTGGCGCTGTCGGTGTCGGACGCGGCCGAGGACGTGATCGCGGTGATCCGGGCGGGGGCCCGGGGGTACGTCACCAAGACGATCTCGTCGAAGGAGCTGGTCCGGGCGGTGGTCCGGGTCTCCGACGGCGACGCGGTGTTCTCGCCGCGGCTGGCGGGCTTCGTGCTGGACGCCTTCGCCGACCGGCCCGGCTCCGCCCCGATCAGCGACCCGGAACTGGACCTGCTGACCCCGCGCGAGCGGGACGTGCTGCGCCTGCTCGCGCGGGGGTACGCGTACAAGGAGATCGCGTCGGAGCTGTTCATCTCGGTGAAGACGGTGGAGACCCACGTGTCCAGCGTCCTGCGGAAGACCCAGCTGTCCAACCGGTACGAGCTGTCCCGCTGGGCCTCCGACCGCCGTCTCGTCTGA
- a CDS encoding serine/threonine-protein kinase yields MSSQGALISGRYRLDQPIGRGRAGIVWMAYDTRLHRNVAAKRLYLPPGLDPQQAEHARAVAMQQGHDATRISHACAITVHDVVRDGADVWLAMEYVPSRNMVDFLSEYGRLTAEQAAFLGVQLGSALIAAHAAGIPHRGLQPSNVLLADDGGVKLTDIGISGWLDPAYLSPEVRRGETPTTASDSYSLGATLFAAVEGVPPMGPDGAGPQVQPNHTGVLSGALSKMLRADPVTRPTVSDIITSLKAITDGRQTAFIPPTATALPQVTTPPPAEHGAPHQQTRIGEMAPMPPQQTQRSAPSGDQIRRWVVMALAIFFAVAMGIAFTELFLL; encoded by the coding sequence TTGAGTTCTCAGGGCGCGCTCATCAGCGGCCGCTATCGGCTGGACCAGCCGATCGGGCGCGGGCGAGCGGGAATCGTCTGGATGGCGTACGACACGCGCCTGCACCGCAACGTGGCCGCGAAACGGCTCTACCTGCCCCCCGGACTCGATCCGCAGCAGGCCGAGCACGCGCGCGCGGTCGCCATGCAGCAGGGCCACGACGCCACCCGGATCTCGCACGCCTGCGCGATCACCGTGCACGACGTGGTCCGCGACGGCGCCGACGTCTGGCTGGCGATGGAGTACGTGCCCTCGCGGAACATGGTCGACTTCCTGTCCGAGTACGGCAGGCTGACCGCCGAGCAGGCGGCCTTCCTCGGCGTCCAGCTGGGTTCCGCGCTGATCGCCGCGCACGCCGCCGGCATCCCGCACCGCGGTCTGCAGCCGAGCAACGTGCTGCTGGCCGACGACGGCGGGGTCAAGCTGACCGACATCGGCATCTCCGGCTGGCTCGACCCGGCGTACCTCTCGCCCGAGGTGCGGCGCGGGGAGACGCCGACCACCGCGTCCGACTCGTACTCGCTGGGCGCCACCCTGTTCGCCGCGGTCGAGGGCGTGCCGCCGATGGGCCCGGACGGGGCGGGCCCGCAGGTGCAGCCGAACCACACCGGCGTGCTCTCCGGCGCGCTGTCGAAGATGCTGCGCGCGGACCCGGTCACCCGGCCGACCGTCTCCGACATCATCACCTCGCTCAAGGCGATCACCGACGGCAGGCAGACCGCGTTCATCCCACCGACCGCGACCGCGTTGCCCCAGGTGACCACGCCCCCGCCGGCCGAGCACGGCGCACCGCACCAGCAGACGCGCATCGGCGAGATGGCCCCCATGCCGCCCCAGCAGACCCAGCGGTCGGCCCCGTCCGGGGATCAGATCCGCCGCTGGGTGGTGATGGCGCTGGCCATCTTCTTCGCGGTGGCGATGGGAATCGCGTTCACCGAGCTGTTCCTGCTCTGA
- a CDS encoding ATP-binding protein, which produces MGHVPEQLQQPTAPAPPDAETVVIPAPRSAVEEAGPPKMYRRRSGRAVAGVAGGLADHLGVRVLWVRMAFALLGGLGGVGMFAYGLLWVFVPQNAKEEKKEGSAKDRQQAFGLIALGVGLSVAGGALSGLFSGWVAAPLTVALIGAAVVWREADESQRRRWRTGAKTGVVGTLSGAGGWSAAIRILAGAALVMTGVGVVLLRSGSMEQIQFALLAVLATLIGVAVLTVPFWVRLVRDLGEERRARIRTEERAEIAAHLHDSVLQTLALIQKQSGDPREVARLARGQERQLRSWLYGPSGYGDKEKSGSEGLSQAGQSGGRLTRLSEAIATACGEVEDSFAISVQQVVVGEAELDEPLTALVQAAREAIVNAAKHAGVDEVSVYAEVEPTAVTVFVRDRGKGFDQDAVPADRHGLADSIRGRMERNGGKCRVRTAPGEGTEVQLEMPLKVGKVA; this is translated from the coding sequence ATGGGCCACGTGCCAGAACAGCTCCAGCAACCCACCGCGCCCGCGCCGCCCGATGCGGAGACCGTGGTGATCCCTGCGCCGCGCTCGGCGGTCGAGGAAGCGGGCCCGCCGAAGATGTACCGGCGGCGGTCCGGGCGGGCCGTGGCCGGGGTGGCCGGCGGTCTCGCCGACCACCTCGGCGTGCGCGTGCTCTGGGTGCGGATGGCCTTCGCGCTGCTCGGCGGCCTCGGCGGGGTGGGCATGTTCGCCTACGGCCTGCTCTGGGTGTTCGTCCCGCAGAACGCCAAGGAGGAGAAGAAGGAGGGCTCGGCCAAGGACCGCCAGCAGGCGTTCGGGCTGATCGCGCTCGGCGTCGGCCTGTCCGTGGCCGGGGGTGCGCTGAGCGGGCTGTTCAGCGGCTGGGTGGCCGCGCCGCTGACGGTCGCGCTGATCGGCGCGGCGGTGGTCTGGCGGGAGGCCGACGAATCGCAGCGCCGCCGCTGGCGGACGGGTGCCAAGACGGGGGTCGTCGGCACGCTGTCCGGGGCGGGCGGCTGGTCGGCGGCGATCCGCATTCTGGCCGGGGCGGCGCTGGTGATGACCGGGGTCGGCGTGGTGCTGCTCCGCTCGGGGAGCATGGAGCAGATCCAGTTCGCGTTGCTCGCGGTGCTGGCCACGCTGATCGGGGTGGCGGTGCTGACCGTGCCGTTCTGGGTCCGGCTGGTCCGCGACCTCGGGGAGGAGCGGCGGGCCCGCATCCGCACCGAGGAACGCGCCGAGATCGCCGCGCACCTGCACGACTCGGTGCTGCAGACGCTGGCGCTGATCCAGAAGCAGTCGGGGGACCCGCGTGAGGTGGCGCGGCTGGCCAGGGGACAGGAACGGCAGCTGCGCAGCTGGCTCTACGGGCCGTCGGGGTACGGGGACAAGGAGAAGTCGGGGTCGGAGGGCCTTTCTCAGGCGGGGCAGTCGGGGGGCCGCCTGACGCGCTTGTCGGAGGCCATCGCGACCGCGTGCGGGGAGGTGGAGGACAGCTTCGCCATCTCGGTCCAGCAGGTGGTGGTCGGCGAGGCCGAGCTGGACGAACCGCTGACCGCGCTGGTGCAGGCCGCGCGGGAGGCCATCGTCAACGCGGCCAAGCACGCCGGGGTGGACGAGGTGAGCGTGTACGCCGAGGTGGAGCCGACGGCGGTCACCGTGTTCGTGCGCGATCGGGGGAAGGGGTTCGACCAGGACGCGGTTCCGGCCGACCGGCATGGCCTCGCGGACTCGATCCGGGGGAGGATGGAGCGCAACGGCGGCAAGTGCCGCGTGCGCACCGCCCCTGGCGAGGGCACCGAGGTGCAGTTGGAGATGCCGCTCAAGGTTGGGAAGGTCGCGTGA